The sequence AGCCGTCCTCTCGCTCAGTGGCACGCCCCTGGACGGTCGACTGGCCCGGCTTAGCGGCGACAGTCTATAACGTTTGGCGGCGTCGCAGAAGTCGACCGAAAGTACTAAGAATTGATGCAGCATGACAGTTGTGTCGGATGCAGAAGAGCTATTGAGCAGGACGACGCCCGTACGAGCGCAGTCTTGGCGTTTGCGAGTTCCCGTCGATCCCTGATGCCAAGCCGCGGAGCGCTTTGTCAGATGCCGTGGCGAACGGCATTGCTCCAAACGAGCTCGAGCTGAAGCAGCGTCTGGAAGGCCGTCTCAAGATCCCTCCGTTCCTGCGCAGCCCGGCTTAGCCCACGTTCGTAGGATTTTCCCGCCTCCCGCAGGTCTGCACACAGCTTCTTGCCCTTTTCCGATAGCCGAATGCGGGCAGACCGTTTGTCCCGCTGCGACGCGATCCGCTCGATATAGTCCCCCCCGGCAAGCTGCTTCAGGTGGTAGGAAACATTGGAACCCATGTAATGGCCGCGGTCCAAGAGCTCGCCCACCGAGAGTTCCGTCCCTCCGATAGCCAAAAGAACCATTGCCTGCGCTGGCCCGATGTCGTCCACGCCGAGCATCGTCAATTCCGCACGCAGCACCCCATAAAACCGCCGGCTTGCACGCTCCATGACACGGGCAAGCTCGAGATAGCTGACCAGGGGGTCTTCGCCGCCGCGATGTGGCTCAGGAGGGCTGGGGGCACTTGTCAGCGCGTCGCTCCCACGCTGTGCTGCCACGGTGGCTCCCAGATTTACCGACGGCAATCCCTGATTCATCCCTCACTCCATTAGAGAATTGCGCAGTCCGACGCCCCTAGCAGCAGTGGAGGAACGCGAGCAGAGATCCGCGCACGCCAGCAAAACGCTGCGGCTTCGAACCCTGACTTCGCGCCATAGCAATGCTGTCACCGTTGCCACACGTGTTTATGCGTTTTTTAGCAGGAAGACATAAGCACGTTGGGGAAACGAGCGTAACCGTAGAAACTTGGGGCTTTCTGCAGGGGCATCGGAGCCGTTGCGATGTCGCGCGGGGGGCTTACGACTGCGTCCAATTGCTCGGCTGTTCGTTTCGCTGATGGATAGCGGTCAGCAAGCGGCCCGGTTGGCAGGGGCCGTTCGGGTCGGATACCTCGTCACCAAGCATCACGCCAGCGTCGTTTTGTTCACGCTGCTTGCCCCTTTTCCCTTACGGGTCCATTCTCATTCCCCCTATTGGAATGTTTCGGAAGCCGGTCCGAGGCTCTCGATGGGTCTACGGGGTCGATCGATGAACTGTGAGGGCTGCGGACTTGAGATCCAGAGCGGCTTTGCCTTCTGCCCGAAATGCGGGATGAGGCAACCAGAACCCTGCCCTGGCTGCGGTTATCCGTGCCCGTCCGACTTTGCTTTCTGCCCAAAATGCGGCGCTCCCACGAACAATGCGGGCGCAGCGGGGGACCCTACCAGCCGCGCCGGCTCGGCGCCGAGCGGGAAGGTTGGGCAACCGGCCCTGGCCGCCGTCGACGCCGACCGCCGTACGGTCACCGTTCTGTTCGCGGATCTCAGCGGTTTCACCGCACTGTCCGAGCAAATCGACCCGGAACTCATGCAGGCCCTGCAAAACGAGCTGTTCGAGGAGCTTACCGAGGCAGTGCAGACGTTCGGCGGCTTCGTTGACAAGTTCATCGGCGATGCCCTGTTAGCACTGTTCGGCGCGCCGGTCGCGCATGAGGAGGACCCGGAACGAGCGCTTCGCGCCGCCCTCGACATGGTCGAGCGAGCTTCGCGCATGCGCGAGCGCTGGCAGGCGCGGGCCGGCTCGCCGCCAGTCCTCCATATCGGCGTCAACACCGGACCGGTGGTCACCGGCGGCTTCGGCGCGGGAAGCGCCAAATCTTATTCGGTGACCGGCGACACCGTGAATACAGCGCAGCGGCTGCAATCGATGGCGTCACCCGGCGAGGTACTGGTCGGGCCACTGACCCAGCGCCTCGCCCGGCATGCCTTCTTCTTCGAAAACGCTCGGCGAGACCACGCTGCGCGGCAAGTCAGGAAGCATACGGGTTTATCGCCTGCGGGGTTTGCGCGAAGCCCCGCGTCCGGCGCGTGGCTTGGAGGCACTGGGCCTCAGCGCTCCGCTGATCGGCCGAGATGCCGAGCTTGAGCGGATGTTGGCGAGCCTCGATCTGGCGTGCCGGGGTTCGGCCCAACTAGTGCGGCTGGTCGGAGAGGCCGGCATCGGCAAGTCGCGGCTGGTGAACGAGTTCATCGCCCGCATTCACGACGAAGAACGCTTTGCCGCTGTCGCGATCAGGAAGGCGGCCTGCTCCCCGCTCGGAGAGCAGTCCTATGGTACGCTTGCTGCCGTCGTTCGAAGCGCCGCCGGTATGCCGCAAGGCGGCCCCGTAGCTGAAACCAGGGCAAAGCTTTCCGACCTGCTGGGCGAGCTCGGCCTGGACGACGATGAGGCCGCCCGCCTGACGCCGCTTCTGTTCCATGTCCTGGGTCTCGGCGATCCCGACGGCGCCCTGCGCCATGTCGAACCCGAACAACTGCGCAGGCAGATCTTCTTTGCCATCCGCACCATCTTCGAAAGGCGGCTGGCTCTCGGGCCGC is a genomic window of Sinorhizobium arboris LMG 14919 containing:
- a CDS encoding MarR family transcriptional regulator; translation: MAAQRGSDALTSAPSPPEPHRGGEDPLVSYLELARVMERASRRFYGVLRAELTMLGVDDIGPAQAMVLLAIGGTELSVGELLDRGHYMGSNVSYHLKQLAGGDYIERIASQRDKRSARIRLSEKGKKLCADLREAGKSYERGLSRAAQERRDLETAFQTLLQLELVWSNAVRHGI